A stretch of Geotrypetes seraphini chromosome 2, aGeoSer1.1, whole genome shotgun sequence DNA encodes these proteins:
- the LOC117354439 gene encoding zinc finger protein Xfin-like isoform X2: MADGAAEQVPVTFADVMVCFSEEEWKELEDWQKELYDSVMKENYECLLSLGYPVVKPEFISKTEAGAKPCLGDPCDFIVAEDAKTGTPDSELASKDTQLNSFCEESKAKLELHETLLDPAGEEQFLHAEDKTTLKSELLPFPMTRSECKVSSFTLADPVEEGEKSHICSHCGKSFSCYSAVLQHQRTYSGNKPHQCVECEKSFVRRSDLMKHRRTHTGDRPYRCMECEKSFTERSALLNHERTHTGERPYQCVECGKRFRQRSALTKHRRTHTGERPYKCTWCERSFIQKSDLVKHLRIHTGERPYHCTLCEKSFTESSSLVKHTRTHTTVRQYKCSDCGKGFSQSTALTKHLRTHSKGGANQHAGVRKKGSSCLDIEKLASVLADGVPEPCSECGKCFKRWSPLVKHCEAHTRTRPFHCTECGKSFIQNSDLIKHFRIHTGERPYQCTTCERGFIQRSDLVKHWRTHTGERPFQCAQCQKSFAERSALIKHSRIHTGEKPYKCADCKRGFTRRSNLILHQRIHTGERPYKCTSCERGFIQNSDLVKHQRTHTASRCKLGFVLDLQTGEDNQTGESPHQCAECEKRFSHYSSLVQHRRIHLGEKPYPCTVCEKSFIRNSDLSKHLRIHTGERPYHCVACERGFIQKSDLTKHWRTHTGERPFRCNQCEKSFTEQSALVKHHRTHTGERPYKCNTCGKGFTQRSALTKHVRTHTGEKPYPCTECGKGFIQNSDLVKHRRIHTGEKPYKCTECERSFTEGSSLNKHRRTHLVERPHKCSECGKGFRQNSVLVKHMQSHKLGMPDQCSESGQHFNINIEPIIPTISQSDENQCPECKKSFHHRAALLKHVRIHSREKPHRCSECDRGFLRMSDLSKHLRIHTGERPYRCGVCEKAFIQNSDLCKHQQTHSGEKSYQCADCKKSFIQKSALMKHLRIHTGERPYLCTECGKSFIQNSDLVKHLRIHTDTREVHIPTSFPPQ, encoded by the exons GTTATCCAGTTGTTAAACCCGAATTTATATCAAAGACTGAAGCAGGAGCAAAGCCATGCCTCGGAGATCCGTGTGACTTTATTGTGGCAGAAGATGCTAAAACTGGCACCCCAG ACAGTGAACTCGCGAGCAAAGACACTCAGCTGAACTCGTTCTGTGAAGAAAGTAAGGCCAAACTGGAGCTCCATGAGACATTACTGGATCCTGCAGGAGAGGAGCAATTTCTACATGCCGAGGATAAGACCACCCTGAAGAGTGAGCTGCTGCCGTTTCCAATGACGAGATCAGAATGTAAGGTATCCTCTTTTACACTGGCAGACCCCGTTGAGGAGGGAGAAAAGTCACACATCTGTAGTCACTGTGGAAAGAGTTTTAGCTGTTATTCTGCTGTCCTCCAGCACCAGAGGACATACAGCGGAAATAAACCTCACCAGTGCGTGGAATGTGAGAAAAGTTTTGTTCGGCGATCTGATCTCATGAAGCACCGGAGAACGCACACTGGGGATAGACCGTATCGCTGTATGGAATGCGAGAAGAGCTTTACTGAAAGGTCAGCACTCTTGAATCATGAGAGAACACACACGGGAGAGAGACCATACCAGTGTGTGGAATGTGGGAAAAGATTTAGGCAGAGGTCAGCGCTTACAAAACATCGAAGAACTCACACCGGGGAGCGACCTTATAAATGTACTTGGTGCGAAAGGAGCTTCATTCAGAAATCAGATCTTGTTAAACATCTGAGGATACATACAGGGGAGAGGCCTTACCATTGTACCCTATGTGAAAAAAGCTTTACAGAGAGCTCATCTCTTGTTAAACACACCAGAACCCATACTACAGTAAGACAATATAAATGTTCCGACTGTGGAAAGGGCTTCAGCCAGAGTACAGCTCTCACGAAACACCTAAGAACCCACTCCAAAGGTGGAGCTAATCAGCACGCTGGAGTTCGAAAAAAAGGAAGCTCATGCTTGGATATTGAAAAGCTAGCTTCAGTCCTCGCAGATGGAGTGCCAGAACCGTGTTCTGAATGCGGGAAATGCTTCAAACGATGGTCACCCCTTGTGAAACACTGTGAAGCTCATACAAGAACAAGGCCTTTTCACTGCACTGAGTGTGGAAAAAGCTTCATCCAGAATTCAGACCTTATTAAACACTTCAGAATCCATACAGGGGAGAGGCCATACCAGTGTACCACGTGTGAGAGAGGTTTCATTCAGAGATCAGATCTGGTTAAGCACTGGAGGACTCACACAGGGGAGAGACCCTTTCAGTGTGCTCAGTGTCAAAAAAGCTTTGCTGAACGCTCAGCCCTCATCAAACATTCTAGAATCCACACAGGGGAGAAACCATATAAGTGTGCGGACTGTAAGCGAGGCTTCACACGAAGATCAAATCTTATATTGCATCAGAGAATCCATACAGGCGAGAGACCATATAAGTGTACTTCTTGCGAGAGAGGTTTCATTCAGAATTCTGATCTTGTTAAACATCAGAGAACTCATACAGCTAGCAGATGTAAGTTAGGCTTTGTCCTGGATCTGCAGACTGGTGAAGACAACCAAACAGGAGAGAGTCCACATCAATGTGCTGAATGTGAGAAAAGGTTCTCTCACTATTCATCTCTGGTTCAACATCGGAGAATCCACTTGGGGGAGAAACCATACCCATGTACCGTGTGTGAGAAAAGCTTCATTCGGAACTCTGATCTTTCTAAACATCTCCGAATTCACACGGGAGAAAGGCCTTATCATTGTGTTGCTTGTGAGAGAGGCTTCATTCAGAAGTCAGATCTGACTAAACACTGGAGAACCCACACCGGGGAGAGACCCTTTCGGTGTAATCAGTGTGAAAAAAGCTTCACCGAACAGTCAGCGCTTGTAAAACATCACAGAACCCACACTGGGGAGAGACCCTATAAATGTAACACTTGTGGAAAGGGGTTCACACAAAGGTCAGCACTTACTAAGCATGTGAGAACTCACACAGGTGAAAAACCATATCCATGTACTGAATGTGGGAAGGGTTTCATTCAGAATTCTGATCTTGTGAAGCACAGGAGAATTCATACGGGGGAGAAACCATACAAATGTACTGAATGTGAGAGAAGTTTTACAGAAGGGTCATCTTTAAACAAACACCGCAGAACCCATCTGGTGGAGAGACCacataaatgttctgaatgtgggaaGGGTTTCAGGCAGAATTCTGTACTTGTCAAACACATGCAGAGCCATAAGCTAGGAATGCCAGATCAGTGTTCTGAATCTGGCCAGCATTTCAACATCAATATTGAACCAATAATTCCCACTATTTCACAGTCAGACGAGAATCAGTGCCCAGAGTGTAAAAAGAGCTTTCATCACAGGGCTGCCCTTCTTAAGCATGTTAGAATTCACAGTAGAGAAAAACCACACAGATGTAGTGAGTGTGACAGAGGCTTCCTTCGAATGTCTGACCTGAGCAAGCATTTGAGAATTCATACAGGAGAAAGGCCCTATCGGTGTGGGGTATGTGAGAAAGCTTTCATTCAGAACTCTGATCTCTGTAAACACCAGCAGACCCATTCTGGGGAAAAATCTTACCAGTGTGCAGATTGTAAGAAGAGCTTTATTCAAAAGTCAGCTCTTATGAAGCATCTAAGAATTCACACAGGGGAGAGACCATATCTGTGTACTGAATGTGGAAAAAGCTTCATCCAGAACTCTGATCTTGTGAAGCACCTGAGGATTCACACCG acacaagagaagttcacattccaacttcgtttcccccccagtga
- the LOC117354439 gene encoding zinc finger protein Xfin-like isoform X1: MADGAAEQVPVTFADVMVCFSEEEWKELEDWQKELYDSVMKENYECLLSLGYPVVKPEFISKTEAGAKPCLGDPCDFIVAEDAKTGTPDSELASKDTQLNSFCEESKAKLELHETLLDPAGEEQFLHAEDKTTLKSELLPFPMTRSECKVSSFTLADPVEEGEKSHICSHCGKSFSCYSAVLQHQRTYSGNKPHQCVECEKSFVRRSDLMKHRRTHTGDRPYRCMECEKSFTERSALLNHERTHTGERPYQCVECGKRFRQRSALTKHRRTHTGERPYKCTWCERSFIQKSDLVKHLRIHTGERPYHCTLCEKSFTESSSLVKHTRTHTTVRQYKCSDCGKGFSQSTALTKHLRTHSKGGANQHAGVRKKGSSCLDIEKLASVLADGVPEPCSECGKCFKRWSPLVKHCEAHTRTRPFHCTECGKSFIQNSDLIKHFRIHTGERPYQCTTCERGFIQRSDLVKHWRTHTGERPFQCAQCQKSFAERSALIKHSRIHTGEKPYKCADCKRGFTRRSNLILHQRIHTGERPYKCTSCERGFIQNSDLVKHQRTHTASRCKLGFVLDLQTGEDNQTGESPHQCAECEKRFSHYSSLVQHRRIHLGEKPYPCTVCEKSFIRNSDLSKHLRIHTGERPYHCVACERGFIQKSDLTKHWRTHTGERPFRCNQCEKSFTEQSALVKHHRTHTGERPYKCNTCGKGFTQRSALTKHVRTHTGEKPYPCTECGKGFIQNSDLVKHRRIHTGEKPYKCTECERSFTEGSSLNKHRRTHLVERPHKCSECGKGFRQNSVLVKHMQSHKLGMPDQCSESGQHFNINIEPIIPTISQSDENQCPECKKSFHHRAALLKHVRIHSREKPHRCSECDRGFLRMSDLSKHLRIHTGERPYRCGVCEKAFIQNSDLCKHQQTHSGEKSYQCADCKKSFIQKSALMKHLRIHTGERPYLCTECGKSFIQNSDLVKHLRIHTGEKPYGCTVCDKSFTERSTLVKHLRTHARERYYKCTACEKTFPRNYDLVKHMKCHTAGLGDNLNAVNAH, encoded by the exons GTTATCCAGTTGTTAAACCCGAATTTATATCAAAGACTGAAGCAGGAGCAAAGCCATGCCTCGGAGATCCGTGTGACTTTATTGTGGCAGAAGATGCTAAAACTGGCACCCCAG ACAGTGAACTCGCGAGCAAAGACACTCAGCTGAACTCGTTCTGTGAAGAAAGTAAGGCCAAACTGGAGCTCCATGAGACATTACTGGATCCTGCAGGAGAGGAGCAATTTCTACATGCCGAGGATAAGACCACCCTGAAGAGTGAGCTGCTGCCGTTTCCAATGACGAGATCAGAATGTAAGGTATCCTCTTTTACACTGGCAGACCCCGTTGAGGAGGGAGAAAAGTCACACATCTGTAGTCACTGTGGAAAGAGTTTTAGCTGTTATTCTGCTGTCCTCCAGCACCAGAGGACATACAGCGGAAATAAACCTCACCAGTGCGTGGAATGTGAGAAAAGTTTTGTTCGGCGATCTGATCTCATGAAGCACCGGAGAACGCACACTGGGGATAGACCGTATCGCTGTATGGAATGCGAGAAGAGCTTTACTGAAAGGTCAGCACTCTTGAATCATGAGAGAACACACACGGGAGAGAGACCATACCAGTGTGTGGAATGTGGGAAAAGATTTAGGCAGAGGTCAGCGCTTACAAAACATCGAAGAACTCACACCGGGGAGCGACCTTATAAATGTACTTGGTGCGAAAGGAGCTTCATTCAGAAATCAGATCTTGTTAAACATCTGAGGATACATACAGGGGAGAGGCCTTACCATTGTACCCTATGTGAAAAAAGCTTTACAGAGAGCTCATCTCTTGTTAAACACACCAGAACCCATACTACAGTAAGACAATATAAATGTTCCGACTGTGGAAAGGGCTTCAGCCAGAGTACAGCTCTCACGAAACACCTAAGAACCCACTCCAAAGGTGGAGCTAATCAGCACGCTGGAGTTCGAAAAAAAGGAAGCTCATGCTTGGATATTGAAAAGCTAGCTTCAGTCCTCGCAGATGGAGTGCCAGAACCGTGTTCTGAATGCGGGAAATGCTTCAAACGATGGTCACCCCTTGTGAAACACTGTGAAGCTCATACAAGAACAAGGCCTTTTCACTGCACTGAGTGTGGAAAAAGCTTCATCCAGAATTCAGACCTTATTAAACACTTCAGAATCCATACAGGGGAGAGGCCATACCAGTGTACCACGTGTGAGAGAGGTTTCATTCAGAGATCAGATCTGGTTAAGCACTGGAGGACTCACACAGGGGAGAGACCCTTTCAGTGTGCTCAGTGTCAAAAAAGCTTTGCTGAACGCTCAGCCCTCATCAAACATTCTAGAATCCACACAGGGGAGAAACCATATAAGTGTGCGGACTGTAAGCGAGGCTTCACACGAAGATCAAATCTTATATTGCATCAGAGAATCCATACAGGCGAGAGACCATATAAGTGTACTTCTTGCGAGAGAGGTTTCATTCAGAATTCTGATCTTGTTAAACATCAGAGAACTCATACAGCTAGCAGATGTAAGTTAGGCTTTGTCCTGGATCTGCAGACTGGTGAAGACAACCAAACAGGAGAGAGTCCACATCAATGTGCTGAATGTGAGAAAAGGTTCTCTCACTATTCATCTCTGGTTCAACATCGGAGAATCCACTTGGGGGAGAAACCATACCCATGTACCGTGTGTGAGAAAAGCTTCATTCGGAACTCTGATCTTTCTAAACATCTCCGAATTCACACGGGAGAAAGGCCTTATCATTGTGTTGCTTGTGAGAGAGGCTTCATTCAGAAGTCAGATCTGACTAAACACTGGAGAACCCACACCGGGGAGAGACCCTTTCGGTGTAATCAGTGTGAAAAAAGCTTCACCGAACAGTCAGCGCTTGTAAAACATCACAGAACCCACACTGGGGAGAGACCCTATAAATGTAACACTTGTGGAAAGGGGTTCACACAAAGGTCAGCACTTACTAAGCATGTGAGAACTCACACAGGTGAAAAACCATATCCATGTACTGAATGTGGGAAGGGTTTCATTCAGAATTCTGATCTTGTGAAGCACAGGAGAATTCATACGGGGGAGAAACCATACAAATGTACTGAATGTGAGAGAAGTTTTACAGAAGGGTCATCTTTAAACAAACACCGCAGAACCCATCTGGTGGAGAGACCacataaatgttctgaatgtgggaaGGGTTTCAGGCAGAATTCTGTACTTGTCAAACACATGCAGAGCCATAAGCTAGGAATGCCAGATCAGTGTTCTGAATCTGGCCAGCATTTCAACATCAATATTGAACCAATAATTCCCACTATTTCACAGTCAGACGAGAATCAGTGCCCAGAGTGTAAAAAGAGCTTTCATCACAGGGCTGCCCTTCTTAAGCATGTTAGAATTCACAGTAGAGAAAAACCACACAGATGTAGTGAGTGTGACAGAGGCTTCCTTCGAATGTCTGACCTGAGCAAGCATTTGAGAATTCATACAGGAGAAAGGCCCTATCGGTGTGGGGTATGTGAGAAAGCTTTCATTCAGAACTCTGATCTCTGTAAACACCAGCAGACCCATTCTGGGGAAAAATCTTACCAGTGTGCAGATTGTAAGAAGAGCTTTATTCAAAAGTCAGCTCTTATGAAGCATCTAAGAATTCACACAGGGGAGAGACCATATCTGTGTACTGAATGTGGAAAAAGCTTCATCCAGAACTCTGATCTTGTGAAGCACCTGAGGATTCACACCGGTGAGAAGCCATATGGGTGCACAGTGTGTGACAAGAGTTTTACTGAAAGGTCAACACTTGTCAAACACTTGCGAACTCATGCTAGAGAAAGATACtataaatgcacagcatgtgaGAAAACTTTCCCTCGGAACTATGATCTGGTAAAACACATGAAATGCCATACAGCTGGGCTGGGAGATAACCTTAATGCAGTAAATGCTCACTAG